TTTTTGACTGTCCGAAACCACAATTTTTTCTTAATCAAAGGCCGTAACTCCTTAAAAAGATGTATTTTAAGGAGTTATATTTTTTATTTATGATTAAAAGATTATTTTATGAGTTTGGGGAAATTAATGTTTTCAAAAATTTCGTTATTGCAATAATGAAAGAAGGCATTACTGTAAAACCTGAATATAATAGCTACCTTGAGGAAATAGCAAATACCTATTTTGCAAATAAACCTTTTGGGTACATTACCTATAGAAAAAACAGTTATGCCGTGGATCCGATGGTATATTTAAAAACGTCGGAGATTAAAAATCTTGTAGCTTTTGCAGTAGTTGCAAAAGACGGCCAAAAGATAAGCAATACTGAGATTGAAAGAATATTTTTTAAAAAGCCCTTTAAGGATTTTACTAATCTTGACGATGCCAAGGATTGGGTAAATGAACTAATTAAAGGCTATGAATAATATAAGCTGTTTCGCTATTTTATTATTTTAAATGTGCGCGCGTTATTTCCATAACCTTTTACATTTACAATATAAACACCTGTTTTGTAGCTTGCCAAATCTATGTTTAAAGTTTGTTTCCTATTATTTTGGAATGTTTTGAGTTTTCTTCCCTGCACATCGAATAGAGTTACTTCCGAAACATTTTTAGCATTGTTTAAAACACAAATATCTGTATTTGCTAATTTTGAAAGAACCACTTTTTCCAAATCCTTATTTTTTATACCTAATTGGACTGGAATGCAATCATCAATAGAATCTAGATTTACGTAAAAAGGTACTGTATTTTTAAAGTAACAGCTTAAATGGCCAACGTCGTTAATATCCGGATATCCACCGGGAGCGTTTATCATTGAGAGTGACCCAACTCCCTCAACCCATACAGCATTCTGGGTGCTTGAGGTATTTCCCGGCGTAGGAGAAAAATAATAGTGCCTGTAATTGTTTCCATCCTCCAACGGCCTTGCTACAATTGAATCCAACACAAATGGGCCTCCGTTTCTCGGAAATGGAGTTATGGGATTATTCATATTAAAAATAGCACCTTCAGCTAATGAGAAATCGTAGAGTAAATACTCATCACTTTGACCCGATGAAACAATATTCAAATAAACTTTTTTATTGGCCACATCTTCACGGAGCAAAAATGTTCGGGAAATATAATGATAACCATCTAAGATTTTATAATTCTTGCCATCTACAATTGTATCGCCGTCGGTAAAATAGACATCTGTTAAACAACCCGAAAAACAAGTTGTAAAATGCCATTCATTAACATTGTCTAACAAAGGCTTATAATTTTGGGAAATAATAGAAC
The Aequorivita iocasae genome window above contains:
- a CDS encoding T9SS type A sorting domain-containing protein, whose protein sequence is MKKKYCFIILLFCMGSIISQNYKPLLDNVNEWHFTTCFSGCLTDVYFTDGDTIVDGKNYKILDGYHYISRTFLLREDVANKKVYLNIVSSGQSDEYLLYDFSLAEGAIFNMNNPITPFPRNGGPFVLDSIVARPLEDGNNYRHYYFSPTPGNTSSTQNAVWVEGVGSLSMINAPGGYPDINDVGHLSCYFKNTVPFYVNLDSIDDCIPVQLGIKNKDLEKVVLSKLANTDICVLNNAKNVSEVTLFDVQGRKLKTFQNNRKQTLNIDLASYKTGVYIVNVKGYGNNARTFKIIK